The following are encoded together in the Pedobacter sp. D749 genome:
- a CDS encoding chaperone modulator CbpM, which yields METYLIPVEEICTYHHVEINFIHSLEDFGLIRTTVKKQSVFLPVDELSKLEQYLRLANDLQINLEGIHAVSHLLNQLQNMQQEITVLQNELNYYKQLNQ from the coding sequence ATGGAAACCTATCTAATACCTGTAGAAGAAATTTGCACTTATCACCATGTAGAAATCAACTTTATCCATTCTCTTGAAGATTTTGGCCTGATCCGTACCACCGTTAAAAAGCAATCTGTCTTTTTGCCTGTAGATGAATTATCTAAGCTGGAGCAATACCTGCGTTTAGCAAACGATCTGCAGATTAATCTGGAAGGTATTCATGCCGTTTCTCATCTGCTTAATCAATTGCAAAATATGCAACAGGAAATAACCGTACTTCAGAACGAACTAAATTATTATAAGCAACTTAACCAGTAA
- a CDS encoding DnaJ C-terminal domain-containing protein translates to MDYIDYYKILDLKKDATTEDIKKAYRKLARKHHPDLNPNNEEANKKFQQINEANEVLSDPEKRKKYDKYGKDWQHADQLDAQQQQQRQYQSQGQGYGGNSYSGGFGGEDFSDFFSSMFGGGGGRSSRNSPFKGQDYNADLQLNLLDAYTTHKQTLTVNGRQVRITIPAGVENGQKIKLPGYGAPGVNNGPPGDLFIKFNISDDPKFKRKGNDIYIQEEIDLYTAILGGEKIVETLNGKVKLKVPEGTQPDATLRLKGKGFPVYKKDNQFGDLYIKWQVKIPTNLNDEQKELFEKLSKF, encoded by the coding sequence ATGGACTACATAGACTATTATAAAATCCTCGATTTAAAAAAAGATGCAACCACTGAGGATATTAAAAAAGCTTATAGAAAATTAGCCCGAAAACATCATCCGGATCTTAATCCCAACAATGAAGAAGCCAATAAAAAATTTCAGCAAATTAACGAGGCTAACGAAGTTTTAAGCGATCCCGAAAAACGGAAGAAATACGATAAATATGGCAAAGATTGGCAGCATGCCGATCAGCTTGATGCGCAGCAACAGCAGCAAAGACAATACCAGTCGCAAGGCCAGGGTTATGGTGGCAATAGCTATTCCGGTGGTTTTGGTGGCGAAGATTTTTCTGATTTCTTTTCCTCCATGTTTGGTGGCGGTGGTGGTAGAAGCAGCAGAAATTCACCTTTTAAAGGCCAGGATTACAATGCTGATTTACAGTTAAACCTACTTGATGCCTATACCACCCACAAACAAACCTTAACTGTTAATGGCAGGCAAGTACGCATTACCATTCCAGCCGGTGTAGAAAACGGACAAAAGATCAAACTTCCGGGCTACGGTGCGCCAGGAGTTAATAATGGCCCTCCAGGCGATCTGTTTATAAAATTCAATATTAGCGATGACCCCAAATTCAAACGGAAAGGGAACGACATTTATATCCAGGAGGAAATAGATCTATATACCGCCATTTTGGGTGGCGAAAAAATTGTAGAAACCTTGAATGGCAAAGTCAAACTTAAAGTGCCTGAGGGAACACAGCCAGATGCTACTTTAAGATTAAAAGGCAAAGGGTTTCCGGTTTACAAAAAAGATAACCAATTCGGCGATCTATATATTAAATGGCAGGTTAAAATACCCACCAATCTAAATGATGAACAAAAAGAATTATTCGAAAAACTTTCCAAATTCTAA